The genome window CTTTTTATTTAATTTCCCATTTCTTCCTCATAAAGTACATAGATTGATTCCGTACAATATTGGTAGCAGTGTATCTTTCTGTCCTGAAGTTTTTCATTCGTTTTTACCCGTTTCTCAATATCTTTTCCATCTTCTTGCCTTTTGCCAATTCGTCCACCAATTTGTCCAAATACCTTATTTGTTTCGTTATAATATTTTCAATTTCTTCTATCCGATAACCACAAATTACACCTTTGATCAGGTGAGCATTTAAGTTCAAATTTGCGCTCTTAAAAAAAGTTTCAAAAGTCACTTTCTCATCAATCAGTTCTTGTAGTTTTTTGTTGTCAAAACCGGTCAGCCATTCTATTACTTGATGTAATTCTTCTTTTGTCCTGCCTTTACACTCAACTTTTGTGATGTAATGCGGATATACAGAGGCAAATGTCATTTTTGCCATTCGCTCATTGTGTTCAGGTGTTATTTTCATGCTATTTTAAACTTTCTAATTTCAATTTAGTGTGGAACCTATCAGGTAACTTTTAGTTACCCTTGCAGTAAACCTCCCGATTTTGGATCTGTCAGCGATTTGTACTTTTAATAATTTTTATAAATTTATTCTGGTTAGTTAAGTTGTCTTGTAAGTCTTTTGTTGGGCAATAATAAGTTTCAATAAAATTCATCTCAAGATAGTCAGAAGTTAATCGAAAAGGTGTCTCAAAACCCTCTGGTAATGTTAGGTCAGTACCTACAGAAACTAAAAAGATGTTCTTGCCTTTTAAGTTGCGTCCTATATGTTTTTCGGTTGTTACAATATCTGTCAGGCGGTCGAAGAACACTTTTAAAAGCCCACTCATTGAATACCAATAAACTGGAGTTGCAAATACTATTGTTTCAAACAGCAGAACCTTTTCTATGACTTCTAAAAATTGGTCTGTCTCTGAGTAGTGGCCCTGATAATCATAGTGCGATATTTTAAAGTCAAGAAGGTCTATTGTTTCTGAGTCAATACCCGAAAAAAGTTTTTGTGTCAACAGTTTAGTATTGCTGTCTTTCCGTAAACTGCTTAAGATTATTAATGTTTTTGTTTCC of Bacteroidota bacterium contains these proteins:
- a CDS encoding DUF2200 domain-containing protein, with the protein product MKITPEHNERMAKMTFASVYPHYITKVECKGRTKEELHQVIEWLTGFDNKKLQELIDEKVTFETFFKSANLNLNAHLIKGVICGYRIEEIENIITKQIRYLDKLVDELAKGKKMEKILRNG
- a CDS encoding NAD(P)H-dependent oxidoreductase, whose amino-acid sequence is METKTLIILSSLRKDSNTKLLTQKLFSGIDSETIDLLDFKISHYDYQGHYSETDQFLEVIEKVLLFETIVFATPVYWYSMSGLLKVFFDRLTDIVTTEKHIGRNLKGKNIFLVSVGTDLTLPEGFETPFRLTSDYLEMNFIETYYCPTKDLQDNLTNQNKFIKIIKSTNR